tgcgtatctgcaaggtctgataaaatcagcttctagcagccgatgaatttcgtccttgatgcgtgggagaagatctggacgaaatgttctagctctttgcttgaaaggtctgaaaccagatttaataggcagccgatgctctacgatctctcggctcaatccaggcatctcagtgtaattccaagcaaagcaatctgaatattccttcaatagaccgatcatctcatctctaggatcggtctccagggtcttgtttacaaaagtcggccttggagttttaccatctcctatgtcaatctcctccaaaggatcagccgatgtaaacccctgtcctagtttatcaagatctctgaattcctctatcatgttctccacagaggaattagaagatctttgtgtgatggcagaCTTTACGGTcttggggaccggatcatccgtaatactgtcttttcgcaGTGGAAgaggttcggtcttaaagtccgaactcttttgtgaaagaccagaccatccggccttggcggccgaactgtccgtgaccaaagactcatgaactttgtgtgtattcatcatttaactttatttaggatttagccgattctccatcggctctagcattacaggaatgaaacctttcttatctatacttatgaattgataatcagaaaattctactcctgtgagacatgtagcagtctcataagtccagagtacaggggcatcggccacagcgatgcaggccgatacatcagcatgtacttgttctatgtcatcgcctacccattgtatcagcatttgatgtaatgtagaaggtatacattgattggcatgaatccaatctctgcctaggattaaactgtaatttccttctacatcagcgacgaagaatgcagcagcaagggtcttagtcccgatggttaattcaacggacgtgactcccctggctttgatcgaactatcagttccaacaccgctgagggtcatgttggtcttgacaagttcgtcatcttgtttacctaattttctgtataatgaataaggcattagatttacagccgcccctccgtctaccaacatcttagcaatcggtatcccatcaatgtgaccgcgcacgaagagcggctttaaatgatttaccgattcctttggtttagtaaagtcggcttctttaggaccaaaatcaaactgggcaacaacaggttcatcgtcgccgatgatagtacaatcgacagaaaatgtaataatatttacatccatacctgggcgttctggagaagcctcgtagtcgaccaggtcttctcccagcaggtcgtcctcttccattgatgttgtcgtgtcgttggaggcttcctggtgaatggcggacggtccgcgcgcagaggccggacggtccgcgcctggtgcaggttgtccagacgcttcctggtgaaagccggacggtccgtgcgcaggggccggacggtccgcgcctggtgcagattgtcccgacgcttcctggtgagggacggacggtccgcgcgcagaggccggacggtccgcgcctggtgaaggttgactttctatttccgtggtcgtttgtttttcctcaatggccttcggtctccatttcttttgtggtggcgggtatagtggatgtgtgtcattaaatgtcttttccgcctccttttcctggctctcctttgctcttaggcgctgtaattttctcttttgggatcgtgtcaatcccgctgggcaccatcgaggcatggagtattttggatcggctgttttgatggtagccgtatccttttcggttgtgttggccgattcaccgaaaatcatcggccctttattgtctccccgtatgacaacatctgcagtgcctattttgatgatgcccttttttgttgttctttgagttgctacaggcatatgcccccctgccggattggtcggcctggaaggccgagtagtccggcaatcctgttgggtttgtgcctggtgaccggattgagcagtgctcaatcggtcttgtactggtggcgtcaacctatcaaaaacagatgtttggggtgccccccaggcggggtactgtggcatcccaaatggatatggtggcatgccccacatttgatttgggacatatggcggaggtaaatatgtgtatggatatggcataggtggatatggaggtggaggtgtccatgcaggtacgttaggtctcacttgtacagtatgacctttcatttcttccgattggtggggtggtccaatcggcctgacctgacgctgctcatgaatgggtgagcggggtcgctttgctggccggtcactggggccggccttcttttttacgtatttagacaataattgatcaaaagttgggccggctttaaccaaccgaccagctgctttgaatgtatttgttttccacgtacctatctctggtcgtcgtggtttgaaagtacgtggacgttgtgaatcctgagtatggccggaccgtccgccggagctctccggaccgtccggtggggtcccggaccgtccgcgcctacgtgccggaccgtccgggatacgcagcacgggctcctgcatctgtctccctgtctgcgcttgccccccggtactggaggctgtgatggtcacctttagggtctcccctccatcgggagtcttctcggccaccactttcctgcaagaaactttacgatccccatcggcctctttagcattgccgatgattgtctctttgcctttatcggctgtgtttggccgaactaggactttcttgccctcgaagtcaatcatgttcatcggaaagggctctgtatccacctgcatttcctgaaatttcaatcgtccttcgttaatggccgattgaatctgtcgacggaatacattacaatcattagtggcatgagaaaatgagttatgccacttgcaatatgcacgacgttttagctcgtcggcggatggaacagtgtgatttattttaatgttgccatttttaagtaattcatcaaatattctatcacacttaccaacattaaatgtaaacttaacctactcttgtcgtttcttttgaaccggctgtaaggaggcacaagccgaagatttggcctgctttggccaaaccatttcagcagcatacacctctgctgattcgtcttctgagctactttgatcgcattctactacatgtacgttgtgacgaattgttttagtagtttctttgcttcggctttcacaagccaaagctctctggtgtaattgtgctagtgtaaagaattggatgccttctaatctttcttttaaataatatcgcagaccattaaaagCTAATCCcactagctgtttctctgctaaatgaatttgaaagcatcggtttcttgtatctcggaatctccggatgtaatcattaaccgattcatcttttgtctgtcgcaatgacactaaatctaccaaatccaattcataatcaccggagaaaaaatgatcatgaaatttttgttctagatccccccatgatgaaatggaattaggaggtaaagtggcataccatgcaaacgcggttcctgttagcgataatgaaaataaacgtacacgaaatgcctctgtgtcggccaattctcccaattgtgctaagaactggcctatatgttcacgtgtgtttttcccttgatcacccgaaaattttgcgaattcgggtatcctggttccctgtgggtatgggtggtgatcaaatcggctgtcataaggtttccgatatgattgccccccagggaccatgcttactccgagcttatctcggaacgccccggctatttcttcccttactatatcaatggcagccggtgcaagaccaccggctctctggtcaaacataggtggggttggctggatattagcatgttgtctttccccccattggtttgagttacgtggtgcattttcatttgccctatatgggtcataggtttgatcgtttctttccggccttctaggtggggccgaaaagctttcctgggctttggatcctgaattaatgggctggtgcatcgcatagtgtgatggggAGTGTTGCTGAGCCGGGCGAGGATtcatgtaataatcctcctcaaaatactcatgcgcggaccgtccgtggttatatgcggaccgtccgactgggtagtttgggttctgtgccgtgtgtggtggctcgggcgcatatctaggtaactcattaaaaataggcccgactgttgctggcccggacggtccgcgctcacgtgcggacggtccgggcatgtgcagatcggctggtttgctgccgatttgcggttgcttagggtatgtgtccaccggcatcccataaaggggttgtgactggtcgtgacaacctgtagccgatgtgttacacgcgttatctcctaacccaacctcgtgtgaaggaaaatttgcgatgttagacttatcgaatgcacgtactagtcttttaacatcgctttgcataccccctatgatgctctgcatttgttcacgctgctcttctacataatttctaagagattgtagctcgttggtattacttacattggggatatctggcgtgggttggagcgaagccggatccgtcgcccgatgtcggacgaccttgttgttcctgtccactttgaagttggccaagaatttcgctctcgcctcctggatcatccgctccttgtgctcctcaaactggagctgctcgtcagccggcaaggttttccaagtcggctctatgatgttgcttggagaaatatcagagctatcccttgaaccggccattgagggccgatttgataagcttagatatgtcttccccagcggagtcgccaaaaagtatgttgacgcttttttggagcgccaaacactcaacaagaaccgtggcggtgccctctgcacaggggcggacggtccgcgcgcggggccggacggtccgcggcctggtgcgaagcGCGGTAGTgctctctgcgcaggggcggactgtccgcggccaggggccggacggtccgcggcctgatgcgCAGCCgaggcttctctgcctgacggccggacggtccgcgccctggggccggacggtccgcgcgtacgcagggacggcgggagatcaccgacggcgcctggatctcgctcccgggagggaccccgtcggggagtagagatcctaggtggtgtctaggctcgggccggccgacctagactcctctaatcgacgtagagccgaagagagacgaagaatttagggattgagaggctaaacctaaactagactagaactactcctaggataaaatgcgaataaaagttgtattgattcgattgttgatgattaatcggccgtagacctctctttttatagaggaggggggctggaccctttacacgactggattccgagctaatcccgcaaatctagccaacaaacatagcacaaaactcggaacactaaactgctctgcgcatacgcggaccgtccggcccacaggcgcggactgtccggaccgcggaccgtccggcctcagggccggaccgtccgcctgctCAATTTGGGGTTCAACACCATTAAGTCATGCATAATTAAAACAAGATTAAAAAAAAGCACCAAGTGAGAGATTAAAATATTACAGATGTCAATTGTGTACCTATTATTCATTCAAGAATAGTGTACATTGTGCACAACCTGTACGAAACTAAGTACACATTGCAATGAAAACCAAGAAAAAAACACCACAAAAAAAAGTACCGAGCAACCTGTTGGTTACTAAGCTTATGACCTTTCTATATCCGCGTTGAAGAACATTAATTGAACTGTAGCAACAACTTACTAATATCAATATACTTTAAAAAAACGAGCTTCCTCATTCAAATTACAAAACCCCACTAACATATATTTTCTTCCAAAGAATCCAGCCCCACGTCTGTAGTCCATACTTGAACCCAGCACCATGGCTAGAAATATCAATATACCACTTGCAAATATACTCCTCGACATAGCAAAACTAAAAAGAACTCATTATGAAGCGTATAAAACAGGCTACAAAAGCATACACAATCCATATCCAAATTGAACCTAACTTATTTCATAAAAGTGAAAAGCTCTAACCAGTAAAAATCTAGCAGTCCAACATGCAAACACACCAAAATCACTAGCAAGCAGAAAGTTGTAAAATCAAATGCTCTTCAATATCAACGTTAAACAGAATTGATCAACAAACCGTCAGCATGCACAATCAGAAAATTATTCCTGACTAAACATACTAGTCCCACAACCGCACAAGTCAGTCCATATCGACGTCACCAGATTGGTGGTGAATTTGACCAAAACAAAGGAAGGAATCTGGAGGGAGGGCGAAGCGAAAATACTCACATCGACCTTGCCCTTCTTGGCGACGCTGGGATAGTCCTTGGCGGAGACGCCGCTCCTCCAGTCGAACTCGAACCCGATGGTGACCGGCGGCTTGTGGTCGGGAGCCCAGAAGCAGGCCAGGTAGTCGCCGGCCTCCGCCGCCGTGAAGGCGAAGTGGCCCGACTGCACGTTCTCCGCGTAGTGCATGCTGTTCCCGTACGGCGACGTCACCTGCACATCAATCGAAGGAAAGCGCCCCCAGTCATGACACGCACATCGCCATGGCTTCCCCTCCCAAGCCAGATCACCGAATTGCCGCTTGGTGCTGCTCGCTCGCTTACCCTGAGGGAGATGCGGTGCGACTCGGGGAGCTGGGCGTCGGGTGAGTTGGGGTCGGGCCCGACGATGTGGTACTTTCCGACGGCCATGGCGTTGACCTTGATCTCGTCGGAGACGCACTTGGTGTGGCCGGACTCGAGGTCGAACCGGAGGGCCCGGGCCGGCGACGGGGCCGAGAGGAGAGCAGAGGCGACCAGGAGGAGCAGCGCGGACGGGCGCAGCCACCTAGATGCGGGGGATCCGAGGCGCCGCGCGGCCATCGCCGGAGATCGGGAAGTCACGGGGGTGGTATTCGCGTTTGGCTTGTAGGGAGGGGAAGGCGATGACACGCTGTTCGGCACCGTGACAGCGCGACTAGTTGAAGAGCTAATCTCAGGTCTGACGTCAGTGTGCTCAAATTAAAGACGCAGTATACTGTAGCTCAGAAATGTAAACAACGGCACTATACGAAAATTAATAAAATCTGACACTCCATGATTTCATCCTGAAGTCAAATTTCTCTAGTTATATAAAAAAATGAATCTAACATATATTAGTTGGGGAAATTGGTTTCTTGGCACCGAAAGATTCCGGCTTTAGAAATCTACCATCGAACTTTCCTGGTGCACTTTAATACCATGCAAAGAATTGATTCTTTAGAAATCTACCAAGAAACCAGTTTGGAGGCTGTTTTGAGTTGttttcttttttaaaaaaaacagcaGCACACGGAAAAAGACACACTTGCCCTCCTCTCACCTAATCAATACAGGCATCGGATCCTCCTCTGCTCTGCCGCTCTGGAGAGAGTGAGGCGTCGACTCTAGCTCGACGCAGCAGGCGCCCCCTAGTCGCCACCCCTGCCGCTGCCAAGGAGACCTCCCCCGCCCTGCAAATCATCTCACGAAGGAGGTAATCCGCGCCTCCTCTGCTCCTTTTTTTCGATTCGAAGATTTCTCTAGTGGTTCTTCAACAGTTTCTAACCCTAGGTTCGAATGTTTTTGGGGTACATGCTGGCCAATGCTATAGGATTCGAGGGCTGATGCAACGGGATTCGAGGGCTCATGGTTAGGATGGACGCTCCTGATTCCCTACGAAGGTATGATGCAGTGGGATTTCTTCTCCTCTTGCATACATTATGAGCCTCCTGGAGCTAATGAAGAATGGAGATACTTCAAAAATGGGAATAGAAATGGTCAACCTGAACAAGATGTGTCAGAACAACAGCAGGATGTGCATGTCCCTCCTCCACATGTTTTGCCTACAAATTTCCATGACCATGACACTGAATGTGTACCTACAGATGAATCTGTTGTTGTAGCTTCATCTTATGTGCCCATTGGTACTTATGATAGAGATGACCCAAAAATAAAGAAGGGGTCTACATTTGATGATAAGTCTGTATTCATCATGACTTTCAAGCAGTTCTGCATTAAGAACGAATTTGAGACATTATTGCAACATAGTGATTCTGAGCGGTACAGGGCAAAATGCAAGTTTCCTGGTTGTAGGTGGTCACTGTATGCGAAGAAAATGCTTGGTTGTGAATCATTCATGGTTTGTTGTCCATGTGTATATCATTTTTTAGTTCTTGCTAACATTTGCTAACATTTACTAACTTTGCAGGTGGTTTCTATTGGCCCTAAACATGATTGCGCAAGCACTAGCAAGGTGACAGGAAAGGAAGCTTCTGCAGCTTGGATTGCCAATAGAGTGAAGCCTATGTTGATTAAAGAGCCAGGGCTTGGTGCAAGAGAAATGCAGTATAGGTTGGAGGATCAGTTCACAGTCACTTTGTCATATAACAAGGTCTGGGAAGGGAGAAAGTTGGCACTAAAGGAACTTCATGGTACATGGGAGGATAGCTtcaagttgctatggaattggaaAGCAGCCGTTGAGGCAACTTGTCCTGGAAGTCTCATTGAGATTGATTGCAAGAAGGTAAAGGGACAGATGCACTTCTCAAAGATGTTTGTGGCTTTACGGCCTTGTGTCAATGGATTTCTTATGGGATGTCGGCCTTATCTTGGAGTAGACTCAACTCATTTGACTGGAAAGTACCTTGGACAGCTTGCTTCAGCGACAGCCATAGATGGACATAACTGGATGTATCCAGTAGCATATGCCATATTTGACAAAGAAACAAATTTGAATTGGAAATGGTTTATGACACTCCTGAAGAGGGCTATTGGAACACCCCCAGGTTTGACCATACACACTGATGCATGCAAGGGTCTTGCATATGGGGTGTCACAAGTGTTTGGTGATGCAGCTGAACATAGGGAGTGTTTTAGACACCTCATGGCTAATTTCAGGAGGAAGTACAATGGTGAGGTGCTGAAATACATGTGGCCTTGCGCATGGGCATGCACACATGAGAGACATCAAGTACTTATGGATAAAATTTCAGAAACTTGTCCAAATGCTGTCGCATATCTTAGATATGACCACCCACACTTATGGACAAGAGCCAAATTCAATAAAATCTGCAAGGTGGATTACGTTAATAACAACATTTCAGAATGTTTCAACAATTGGATTAAAAATGTGAAGGAGTTGCCTGCAGTTGATCTCATGGACATGCTCAGGGTGATGATAATGGAGAAGATTGCTACAAGACAGTCCATAGCCAATAAAATGCAAGGCCACATCCTACCTAGTGTAGTTAATGATCTGCATGAGAAGAGTAGGAATCTTCGATATACCATCACTAAAAGTGGGTACATGAAGGGTGAGGTTTCTGGTGCTAGTAGAGATGGTGTTGCTTGGAGATATGGAGTAAACCTTGTTACTCAGGCTTGTTCATGTGGACAGTGGGATGTAACTGGAAAACCATGCACTCATGCCATAGCATTCATAACTTCTCAACGAAATTTGAGAATCGAGGACTATGTTGGAGAATGTTATTCGGTTCAAAGGTTTAAAGATGCATACCAATTTGAGGTGTATCCAATGGGAGACAGGTTACAGTGGCCGAAATTGGACCCAGGATTCGAAATGAGGCCACCAAAACTTGAGGGCAGGCCTGCTGGCAGACCAAGAAAGAAAAGAATCAAGAGTGCTGGAGAGCCAGGTAAGAGAGGGCCATATCAATGCAAGAGGTGCTTCCAGTATGGCCACATTGAAAAAGGATGCAAAAATCCAGTGGTGGAGCCACATGAAGACCTTCCAGACAACCATTTGCAGAGAAAGACAAAAAAAGGCACCAAAAAAAGGTGATGTACTGCTGCTCTAGTTCTATATAGCTCTTAATTGTACTGCAGGTAAGCATTGACAAATTTCACTTTATACTATATAGGAAGAAAAGTGAGCCAGAACAGACTTCAACTTCACTTGTTCAAATATCGCCATCTAGTTCTGgaccaatgacaaggagaagggtgGCGATGTCCCCAACCTGCAGCTCACCTTCAGCCAGCAAGCAAGGAGAAGCACCGGCTTCAAGCAAAAGGAGATTAATTATCTAGCTGACTGTGATGGATTGTATGTCATTTGCATGTGTTTGCTACTTATGCGATGGACGTGTAAGCCATATATTGTATTTTATTGTTAGAATCAGGCACCCCTGAATTATATTGTTGCAAAGTATCGATTGGGAGAGAGGAGGGCAAGAGTGTCTTTTCCCATGGGCTGCTGGGttaaaaaaaagaaaataatTCAAAACAGCCTCCGAACTGGTTTTGTGGTAGATTTCTAAATAATCGAGTCTTTGCATGGTATTAAAGTGTACCAGGAAAGTTAGATGGTAGATTTCTAAAGACGAGATCTTTCGGTGCCAAGAAACCAATTTTCCCATATTAGTTAGACCTAAGTGAGCCGTCACATATTGGCATTTGTGCCATAGTGACGAAAAAGAACATCACAAATTAATTTGTGCAGAATCATCACTGTGTTAACATGCACCACAAATCATAAGATATACACCAATCGTATAAACAAGCATTGATCATTCATGTATAAGTAAGCCCACATCTATCATATTGTACCAAACTACGATTTGGACTAACTCACAACCATTTAGTTTTACATCATAATGATTAAGTTTGAACTTAAATATTTCGTCTTTAGGGAGTCTAAAAATAACTAAACATTAGTACCCAGGAGCACTTCAATTAGCTTGTTATCTATATGATGTGGTACCTAAAAATCAAAATAAATATAAGGCCAATCAAATTTTAACAAGGATTCTAGGAAGAAATGCCATCTAATAAGAAGCTCTAAAACTAGTTAAGTAGTTCAATACATATGTTTTTTAAGAGCACCCAACAAATAGAGCATGGTAATCCAAATATCAATTCACAACATGCTTATCACAACTAAGTAATAGTTAGCATTTGGTGTCAAGAGCATCATTATTTTCGGAATTTTTCGATTTACAGAAACCATTTTTGAATTTTTTCCCCATTAGATTCACCGACGACGATATTATTCTACCGACTATTTCCTTCGGTTAGCGATTTTAATCAAAATTTACTGAATTTAAGTCTaattttttcgaaaataaaaaACAAACTAGACGGCCTAAGGCTCACTCCCCAATCCGACCCAAGCTCCCAATCTTCCATCCAGCTCGAGCCTTCGGCATTCAACATTTGCCAGGGCATGTTCTTATATAGAAGAGTTCGTGCCTCTGTTTGGCTGGGCGAGGTGGGACTATTTGCATGAAGCTGAACACTGCATCACACTACTGCTGCATCACGGGCGAGTTGAGGTGGGTCGTCGTCTGTCGACATCGGCGACCCACATGCAGAATCCCGATAGAACGCGAGCACCAAAAACATGGAATTGCGACACAATGTGTACACAGTTGATTACAGGGATGCTGCTTTGTTTTTATCTATTTTTTGGCCAAGTAATAGTTTTAAAAAACATACTATACGATATGGATGGATAAAGTTATACCTAGTTGGATAATAAAGTTATACATAATTGGAGCAAGAAAAGGTTATATAGTATTAACTTATACTTATGAACTTTGAGTTCATACTTGTTATATTATAAAGTTGTGATCTTTCTAAACTTGTTATATTGCAAACTGTGAAATATGATCTTTGTTGTATTATAAACTTGTTATATTGATATGTTTAGCGATCATATATTAGATTCCGTCCGATACCAGTGTATTTTTCGTATTGAACTTTCGTTTCTGATGTTTCCGAATTACTGATATCATTTCTGTTTTCACAGTTACCGTTTCGATTTCGTCTAAAATAAAAAATATCGATTTCGTCTAAAATAAAAAATATCGATTTCGTCTAAAATAAAAAATGAAAATGTAAAtagttttagtgtttaccgaccgcTTTCATCCCTAAAGGCGGTAAGACGAAGTACGATGATCCAGCCCTTTGAGTCGACTATGCGCTTAAGGCACACAACGAGGCAATACTTTATAGATGTCCTAActagagatgtccaaacgggccacccggcccggtccggctcgggcccggtgaagcccggcccgttttgggcccggcccgccaggcacgattaaaaaaccgggccgggccggctaagcacgcgggctcaatttcttgttcgagcccggcccgcaacgggcctaaacgggtcgggccggcccgtttagcagaAAAAAGCGGGCCAAAAAGCGGGCTATGCGGGCcgaaaagcacgttttagtgtaaaaaaagcgggcttaacgggcttagacctaaacgggccgtgccgggctagcccaccgtgcctaatttcctgtccgagcccggcccgcttattcgtgccgggccggcccgggcccgcatataaccgggccgtgccgggctcggaccgggcccaaaaagcgggcttcgtgccgggctcgcgggcctcgtgcttattagACATCTATAGTCCTAACCTATAGGAGAGCGGCGAAAGTATACCTTGTTGATGTCAATTTTTGATTTTTTGTTTCCCTTGTTCCACAAAACAATTTTTGAGTTTTTGTCTCGCATGAAAAAAATCAAAACGATTGGTATACAAAATAGTACAAACTAGAAATAGATAGTAGCATAGTTGATAAAATATAGGCACACAACATAGGTAGCATCATGCATCAGTCCATAAATTTAGATACTAGTAGCATAGTTAATATTCTACGACCACTCAACCACCTTACAAGTAGTCATACACATACTACTAGGGGCTAATTAATAATTGTCAACAACATATAACAACATCACAAGCAAAATCTTGGTAGTCTAATGTCATATTCTAACTAGTGTAAAACAGACAACACAAAATACAAGCACTACTCAAATCTCTCAAAAGCTAACTCCCAAGTCCAACTACTCAATATCCATCTTCGAACTCATCATGGTTGTTTATAGGTTCTATGTTTTCTCCACCATCAGGAGCACCATTGGGAGTGAGAGCATCCTCACAAAATGTCACGTAAGCATCATCATGTGGGTCTTGATCTTCTTTATGTTATTCATTTCCTAAAACTGATTCATCTTCATGTAACCTTGGGTTCGAACTCATCTTTACAGTTGTATTCTTCCTCATCTTGCCCTATATGTTAGGATTTCGAACATGTCTTCTATTCTAATAAGATCTTTCTCATGTTTTTATTATTTGCAATCGGTCTTCTTTTGATCATCGTTCTTGGACTAAGACtgcaaaaagaaagaaaaaagaagTTTAAAATCTAAAAATAATTGGCCCATGCAGGTCTCGAACCTACGACCTTCACGTTATTAGCACGATGCTCTAACCAACTGAGCTAATAGGCCAACTCCCAAGTCCAACTACTCAATATCCACCTTCGCACTCATCAGGGTCGTTTACAGCTTCTATGTTTTCTCCACCACCAGTAGCACCATTGGGAGTGAGAGCATCCTCACAAAATGTCACGTAAGCATCATCATGTGGTTCTTGATCTTCTTT
This portion of the Zea mays cultivar B73 chromosome 2, Zm-B73-REFERENCE-NAM-5.0, whole genome shotgun sequence genome encodes:
- the LOC100217126 gene encoding transmembrane emp24 domain-containing protein 10 precursor gives rise to the protein MAARRLGSPASRWLRPSALLLLVASALLSAPSPARALRFDLESGHTKCVSDEIKVNAMAVGKYHIVGPDPNSPDAQLPESHRISLRVTSPYGNSMHYAENVQSGHFAFTAAEAGDYLACFWAPDHKPPVTIGFEFDWRSGVSAKDYPSVAKKGKVDMMELELKKLEETIKNIHEEMLYLREREEEMQDVNRRTNSRMAWLGFLSLGVCLSVAGLQLWHLKTFFERKKLL
- the LOC103647887 gene encoding uncharacterized protein LOC103647887, whose amino-acid sequence is MLIKEPGLGAREMQYRLEDQFTVTLSYNKVWEGRKLALKELHGTWEDSFKLLWNWKAAVEATCPGSLIEIDCKKVKGQMHFSKMFVALRPCVNGFLMGCRPYLGVDSTHLTGKYLGQLASATAIDGHNWMYPVAYAIFDKETNLNWKWFMTLLKRAIGTPPGLTIHTDACKGLAYGVSQVFGDAAEHRECFRHLMANFRRKYNGEVLKYMWPCAWACTHERHQVLMDKISETCPNAVAYLRYDHPHLWTRAKFNKICKVDYVNNNISECFNNWIKNVKELPAVDLMDMLRVMIMEKIATRQSIANKMQGHILPSVVNDLHEKSRNLRYTITKSGYMKGEVSGASRDGVAWRYGVNLVTQACSCGQWDVTGKPCTHAIAFITSQRNLRIEDYVGECYSVQRFKDAYQFEVYPMGDRLQWPKLDPGFEMRPPKLEGRPAGRPRKKRIKSAGEPGKRGPYQCKRCFQYGHIEKGCKNPVVEPHEDLPDNHLQRKTKKGTKKRKVSQNRLQLHLFKYRHLVLDQ
- the LOC103647887 gene encoding uncharacterized protein isoform X1 → MLIKEPGLGAREMQYRLEDQFTVTLSYNKVWEGRKLALKELHGTWEDSFKLLWNWKAAVEATCPGSLIEIDCKKVKGQMHFSKMFVALRPCVNGFLMGCRPYLGVDSTHLTGKYLGQLASATAIDGHNWMYPVAYAIFDKETNLNWKWFMTLLKRAIGTPPGLTIHTDACKGLAYGVSQVFGDAAEHRECFRHLMANFRRKYNGEVLKYMWPCAWACTHERHQVLMDKISETCPNAVAYLRYDHPHLWTRAKFNKICKVDYVNNNISECFNNWIKNVKELPAVDLMDMLRVMIMEKIATRQSIANKMQGHILPSVVNDLHEKSRNLRYTITKSGYMKGEVSGASRDGVAWRYGVNLVTQACSCGQWDVTGKPCTHAIAFITSQRNLRIEDYVGECYSVQRFKDAYQFEVYPMGDRLQWPKLDPGFEMRPPKLEGRPAGRPRKKRIKSAGEPGKRGPYQCKRCFQYGHIEKGCKNPVVEPHEDLPDNHLQRKTKKGTKKRKKSEPEQTSTSLVQISPSSSGPMTRRRVAMSPTCSSPSASKQGEAPASSKRRLII